The Chrysemys picta bellii isolate R12L10 chromosome 5, ASM1138683v2, whole genome shotgun sequence DNA segment tttcccctGCAGGCTCTTCTGCGCACCCAGGGCCGCGGGGCCTGGAGGACCCTCAGCGCCGCCTCCGCCGCCCCCCAGCAGACACTGCGAAGCCAGGTGAGAGGCCCCCTTGGACCCACGTGCCCCAACCCGGAGTGGGGAGATGGCGCCTCCCatcctcccccgctcccctggGGAACGCTGTGGGAGCAGGCGCCGGGGGAGACATGGTCCTTATTTCAGGGGGGCCAGGCGCTGCTTGGGAGAGTTTATCAGGTTCACTGCAGCTCTGCTGCCAAGTCTGGTTCCTGGCTATTCTGTTCTTAACCTATTTAGGCCCCTGTTCCGTGCTCATCACCCTAGTAGCTAAGTGCCTCTCAGTCACTCACTGAGCAATGTGCTCACATATCCCATATGTGGTGTTTGATCTCCCAGCTGCTAACGCGGGGGCTCTTCCGTGGATTTGGTTTTCAGGGGCCTGAGTCTTTCTCCAGCACAGAGTCAGATGGGGAGGGTAGCGGGTAGATGGATATTTCTCTCTATTCAAGGAGCAAAGATGCAGTGACCACAGCAGAAGAAATGAAGTGCAGAGGATGCATTAAAAAGCCACAGGAAATAACACGGAAAACACTATGTGGGATAACATGGACTCATCTGGAGAACGATGAGGCAGGGGCTGCGAGAACCATTTAGTGGCTGCTCTGTGCAATGAAAGGGTAGCCATTGGTGACTGTATCTTGAGGATAGAGCTGTGATTGTAAAGGCCctagtgttgccaactcatgatTGTATTGTGATTCTGATAGTacctggtgtttttcttaaagcccagcACCTGATGTCAAATGTTAGCAGCTCTCATTGTGCAGAGAAGAACTTAAAATTGTGAACCCCAAATgctcaaaatccagaaggcaaagaaagaaCCCCACATTATTATTTAAATGTTAAGACCTATTGTTTTTTAACCCATGACTTTTTGGAGCTTTGCCCTgggtttttgaatgcttggggctggCAGTACAGAAGTCCAGAGAGGATAATTACAAGTCCTGACGTGGAGTTTACATATGGGGAGAGATTGCAAAAGCTCGGTCTGTTTAGTCTAGGAAGAAGAAGACCTATAGGGACTTGACTGATGGGATTTATGACTTCTTGTGGAAGTTGGTTAgtgccttttttttaaacttcgtCTCATGGGTCACTGAATATTAATGACAGGTAAATTtagaacaaataaaaagaaattttTTATACAGAACGTAGCTAAATAATTTATAGACACATAGGGTcaaggtcagatttttaaaagggctgGCTAAGCTTGTAACTAAGACCATTCTGTAGAAGTTTGTGCTGAAATGGAGTAATAAAATCCCATGCTTCAGGACATTAACTGATCACTACAGTTATTAGGACGGGATATTTTGCCCTATATACAACAGTGGCCAGGTGTACTaagtgtagtaagtgaaggcaatgtagtaagtaaaggcctaatgaaggcccagtatgaggcctgaaccaaactaaagtaatggtcaagactttgctaatatgaagcaaagttaagctgtgagcaagaggcaggccctgctcacagaagttggcaaggaaagggctgatgttgcatagttacagcataaacatggtaccaagacacactataccggaacattccacagataacatggaacaggccgacccatcccaatgacaggggcaaaagggtaaaatgatggatagagttgttttaattgaaccaacaggtacaaggtgagaggcggcaccttattacgtagaggggttgtaccttgctacgtagaggggttgcacctcaatacgtcaagagtgatgtgtaacttgtttgtacctgtgtataagaatgtgtccctggggtggtgtctttgtccggctgagggggcagtggaaagtcccgccactgagctgagtccattgccgagcggcactttctagcagtatgcccggtagactaagtaatctacggggaactgaaattgtgtcagggtcgcaataaacctggccgaggggcctttgtatcttagtagactctgtggttattgggggttctcgtcgggtttgctgggtcagctatctgcgcagagctggggtagcacacagagggaacacacgcacgcagccgagtgatatcaacaggagaaagcagaagcaccacaccggtagcctctcacaacactaAGATTTTTCATCTTCCTTTAAAGCATCAGGTGTTGGCTGATGTAGGAGTGGATGGAGTAATGGTCTCCTGTGTTAAATATGGGTGCCCCGGTAGTCTTTGTCTCTTTCTCCATCGTGGGATGAGGAAAAGTTTATACAAAATCTCCATCTCAAGTGCTTGTTCTCTGACTCTTTAGCTTGTGATGCCTGTTGACTGACATTAACTGTAACTCTTATATATAAAGACACCCGTTAATTTTGTATATGGGTGAATGTCAGGTGGTTTAAATTAAAGGTAAAGCTGTCTCCTGGGTACAGGGAACAAATACCATGCAACCTCTGACCCTCTGTGCTACTTTCAAGTAGCAAGCTTTGGCCTGCGCATTGGGTCTTATCTGATTTAATCCATCAGAGAGAGTTTCATGGGGGAACTGAATGTTGCTACAGAGAGTCTTAAGTCAGTTTCTTCTGGAAGATTCCTGTATTCTCCTTCATCAGAGGCCAGGTGTTTCCCAGAGACATTGACCAACAGAGAGGGTCTTAGCAGCTCCCATTCACCCTTTGACCATTATAAGGACTCAAATCCTGGTACCAGCTCCACCAAGGGGATTGTCCCTGAGCATACCTGTGAGATCTAACGGCATTGATGACCCCCAATATTTTGAGAATGGCAATTCTCATCTTGCTGTTTCTGGCAGTAGCGTGAGAGCCACCTCTGACTGGGCTTGCTCTCTCAGAAGAGGTGGGTGCAGTATTGCAGATAGGGAATGCACTGTCCCACTCTTGTTGAGTGATATTGTGTAGGATGGTGGCAGGAGAATTAACGCCTCTCTATTTCCTGTTCCAGACAGAGAAACATGAAGGGATGTTCAAGGTCACCATGCTGCCTGGAGATGGGGTTGGCCCAGAGCTCATGCATTCTGTCAAAGAGGTGTTCAAGGTAATAGCCACTTACTCCTCATTGAGACTGAGGGGGAGATGGAGAAATGACGTAATGGCAGGAGTTGTCTTGCAAGGCAGCTGGATTGTGTATGTGGCTCCCGCCATATCCAGGCGGGACTGTTCTCTTCCCCTTGCTCCCAGACGGTTGTGGATGGATAAAGCCATTTTAGTTCTTAAACCCTTTTCTGTAAGTTAATTGAAGCTCAATTCACTTCTTCTCTTTAGTGCTGAGGTAGGGTTCTAGACTGAGAATCCTGGAGGATGATGTCCCCTGTTCTCCCCAGAACAGGTTCAACATGGGTAGCAACCATGCCAAGCTTCCCACATATACCCCAGTGTGCACTGACCCTAACCTGCAAGGGTCCATTTTGAAGAGTGAGAAGATGAGTTCAGTTTCTCTATCCCAGTCAATCCTTGTGTCTCTGATGTGACTGCCGAAAAAATCTCGTACCTGTTGTGGCGGTGGGTCTGATGTGGATGCTTGAGTCATCTACACCAGTTGTGTTAGGGGTTACAATGCTGTTGTTGCTCAAATGTTTGGAACCCTCTTAACTGTGTTTTAACCATACTCCCAATCCATCCTACAGTCCTGCCCTGACCAAGGGAGTAGCACAGATTGGGGACAAATTTAAAACACAGATAGACACTGGCTTTGTTACAAGACAAACCTGCTTTAAACCATGGCAGGAGCAACTGTCATAAATGAATCTCCTGACATGGAGGCAGTTGTATAAAGTCTCATCTGCACTATACTAAGAGACTGGACTGAGATCTGGGATCTAAGTAGTCATCAGATGGCAGAAACTTTCATtcggaaaaataatttaaaatatttcatgatTGGACACACACAAGGAAATGACTGAATCTCTCGTAGTAGCTGTTAGGTTACTGGTCACCTCCCTTTGGAAAAAGAATCCAACTCCAGAGGAATGGCTCAAAAAATATAGGAGGTGGTTGTTATGGAAAAATGAGTACACCAGTTACGTACCCAGAAAACTAGCCAGAGGGCAAATAGATACTTTGGTATTTGGTTATCGTTTATTAAATACTCAAAATACATTCGCTTTCTAAAAAACCAGCACACCTCTCCAATTTTTTTGAATGTTAATATTTGATAGACATGCCTGGTTTGTTAAATATGCGTAAGCAGAGAATTCACTcaacttaataaaatcactgaaaatgaCAAGTCCTGAGTAGTGTCAAGATGCTCTCTCTAACAATGTAACACCCTGTTAGAGAGACCCATTGTTTATATTTCAGTATAATGTTTATCTAAACCAAAGTTCAGTGTTGTGATGATTATTGTCTGTGTCTGATAGTTACATGCCtaggatttgtaaacctgttatAACTTCCTAAACAAAGACATAGTTTCAAAAACAACAGCATTTCACTATGAATCTGGAGCTGGATTGAATAAGTGACCTAGAGATCAGAGGTTCTGATCCCTAAAACCATccagtcccctcctcctcctcccaataCACACCATCCTCAGCCTATGCTCAGAGAGGAACCAGACACTTGAAGGTGAAAGGCTCCGTGTCCCAATCTCCTCATCCACCCAGTCACCAAGCTCATTTTGGCTAATACATATAAAGAGATTTAATGAACAGCCTCTGAACTCTTGACATCTGTGTCTGTATTGGGCAGGCTGCTGGCGTCCCTGTGGAGTTTGACGAGCACCACCTGAGCGAAGTGCAGAACATGGCGTCAGAGGAAAAACTGGATGAGGTTGTCGACTCTATGAAGCAGAGTAAAGTGGCCATTATAGGTATGGGATGGTGGCAGCTCACTGACTGCATCTGTCAGGTGTACACGGATCTTTGCCCACTCCATGCTATAGAatctcccccagcctccaaaccGCGCTTTCAGACTGCGGGGCTTTTTGTGGGCTGATGATTGGAGAAGGAAATCTGGTGCCAGTTTTCCTGatttctatctccagctctgtgACCTGGAGAGGCTCACGTaacttccgtgcctcagtttctcatctgtaaaatgagactgGTACTTATCATCTGACCAGCTGGGGAGTCTCAGGACCATTCTGACCCTTGGATGGAAAGTGTTTGGCATGTTTAGTAATAAAAAGGGGACACTGAGGGTTTGTGACACTTTGGTGCAGGTAGATGAGGTGCTTCTAGGGTAATCTTACTGCCTCCCCACACAAGGGGGGTCATGCTGCTGTCGCGTGTCAAGATGGGAAGGAGCAGAACAGCTTTTAGCTTTCTCTGCTCTGATGTGTTTCATACACCCGGGATCCCAGAGCACTTTGCCCAATGCCAGATCCACTGTGGTAGTGCAAGATCTGTGTAAAGCAGACTCAGCAGCCGTAATGCACTTAGCAGTGGCTCATACAGTGCAGGACCACTTTATCTTACGTAGTATCTTCTGTACAAACTAGCCTATGTTGGCTTCTAGATCTGATACGAGGGCACTGCAGCTTGGAATGTTAGACCCTGCTGATGGCTGAGGGAGTAtcgggcaggacaccggaattgtGCCAGATTCTTTAAACAGTGCCTGGGGATTTCAGTCTTCTTCCCAGAAGTTGCCAAGGGTAGTTGTAGTAGTCTGGGTGGTCTTGTCTCCTCCAGCCAGCACTCCTAGTATCATCCTAGAGTCCTAGATTTTAAGGCCCGACAGGACCACTATGATGATTTAGGTTGACTCATTCATGATGCAGGGCAGAAACCTTCACCCAGTGATTCTTACATAGAGCACCTTAGGGCTCAGATTTAAACACAAATCTTTTAGAATGAGAGCCAGTCTCtatgtaaagacttcaagtgatggaggatTTCCCACATCCGTTGGTGAGCTGTTCCAACGGGGAATTACTCTGACTGCTAAAaaattgcatcttatttccagctTGAATTTGTTTAGTTCCAACTTCCAGGCGTTAGATCTTGTTCTACCTTTGTTTGCTAGATAAAGAGCCCGCTAGTATCTGATGTCTTCTCTATGTATAAGAACTTATAGATGGAGATCAATTTGCCTCTTAATCTTGTCTTCAGTAAATTAAATAGATTCAGCTTCTAAATatcccgtggaactctttgccagaggatgttgtgaaggccaagactataacagggttaaaaaaaacctagataaattcatggaggacgggtccatcaatggctattagccaggctgggcagggatggtaccactagcctctgtttgccagaagctgggaatgggtgacaggggatggatcacttgatgataacctgttctgttcattccctctggggcacctggcattggccactgtcagaagacaagtatcgggggtagccgtgttagtctgtatctacaaaaacaacaaggagtctggtggcaccttaaagactaacagatttatttgggcataagcttttgtgggtaaaaaacccacttctttggatgcatagagtgaaagttccagatgcaggcattagatactgacccatggagagcagggagttgcttcgcaagtggagaaccagtgttgacaggagACGGGATCCTgagctacatggacctttggtctcacccagtctggctgttcttgtGTTATCCTGACCAGGCATAAGTTCAGATTCTGCTGTGAGACTGGATCACATAATATGTGGCCCAGAGGTACCAAGGGGCCGGACCCCAGTGAACTCTGCGCATGTTGTGCAGCACAGTAAGCTCCTTCCGCAAGGGTAGAAACCAAATCCCCTTTCATCCCCCATGTGCCATGCTGTGGGGTCCGAGGGTTTATAGTAGCTGGTAGTTGATTTTGTACATGTGCTTTCTTACCACTTATGCTGACAGTTCTGTCATTACAGGAAAGATCCACACTCCCATGGAGTACAAAGGAGAACTGGCTTCCTATGACATGAGGCTCAGGTGTGTTTCTGTCTTGCATGTTCAAAGCCCCTGCACGTCAACAGAAGTCAGTAAGAAATCTCCTACTGCAAACGAGCTATTCAGGGTGTTCTGGACACCTCATTTATGAATGACATTCAGGCACTaagtgcagggcaggggtgaagtTCATGGGTTATCAGAGCACAAAAAGGCATCTGCAAAATCTTCACTGGCCAGACACTTTGTTTTTCTTACTCATGATCCATTGACTGTGCTTCTTGCCGTGTCTTGGAGATCCTCCAGGAAAAGTCGGTAGGTGGGGTTCGGGATGACGGTTTATGGACACGTCTCACAGAGGGCCCAAGAGGCGTCACTGGAGAAGGGAAATGGGATTAGCAAGTGACCAGCAACAGGGGCTAGGCTTGTATGGAAGAGTCTCTCTTTAAAATTCTGATCAAGACGGGTCTGTACCATCGCACGGGATTTATTACTGGCCTGGAGGTGGGAAGAAATCTCCTGATCCTGCTGTTCCTCTCACAGGCGCAAGTTAGACCTGTTCGCCAACGTTGTCCACGTGAACAGTTTACCTGGTTTTAAAACACGGCACAACAACTTGGATCTTGTGATCATCCGGGAGCAGACGGAGGGGGAGTACAGCTCTCTGGAACATGAGGTAGGGGAGCCTCtgtcctgcaccccatccctttCTGTGCCATACGGGCAGGCCAGTTCCGGGCCTTGTATCTGGTACTTCCCTGATGGCACAGCATTAGGCCTTGGTGAGTTTCCCTGTCCTTGTGGCCTCGTCCTCGCAGAGTTTGGCTCACACCCTGCTTGAGTGGTGGTGTTAGGAGGAGCGTGGGGATATGGGGAAGAGCCATCCTGTGTGATGTGGGTGTTTGGAGGGACAGGCTGAAAAGGAGAAGATGCTTGTAACTAGACTGTGTGACAGCCAAGGGGGTGAAGAGGGGCTAGAACTATCTACAAGGACTGGAAGTGTGTAAAGCCCAAGTAGGAAGCAGGATCAGTGTGGAGTCAGGAGCTGTAACCAGGAGTGGTGGCGTGACTCCAGGGAAAGGAAAAAGGCCAGGGACTGGGAGAAGCTTCCTGCCAGCGTTTGGCTGGAGAATGGTCTGCCAAGGAGAAGTGGTGCTTTGGGGGACATACTAGTCTGGTCAGAGCCCTGGAGAAAAGACTCTCAGGGCCGATTCCACAGTGATGCCTGAGGAGCTAGGCGGCCTTGAGTTCCTCAGGGGCCTCTCCCTATGGGGTCACGTGTTTGCTCGAGGGGATGCACTACATCTCTTCCTCTACTTTCCCCAAAGGCATCAGACGGGGAGTTAAACTCCACTTCCCTTGGAGCCTGAGCCTGGGGTCAGTCCAGGGGCGATAGCTGCAGGCAGTGCCATGCAGGCTGGCGGGGCTGAGTGGGATCTCCTCGTTGGAGATCCCACTCAGCATCCAGCTGTGGCAGAGCACAGGGTTGTGTGGCACCTGGTCCAGCACAACCAGAGCCGCTAATGGGTTTCCGTCAATGTTCAGAGCGTGAAGGGAGTCATTGAGTGCCTGAAGATCATCACCCGGGACAAGTCGCAGCGCATCGCCAAATTCGCCTTTGACTACGCCACCAAGAAAGGGCGTTCAAAGGTCACAGCAGTGCACAAAGCCAACATCATGTGAGTGCGATGAGACGGGTCCGATAGCACAGGGACCAAAGTGGGTGTCTAGCAGTTATGGGATACGCAGCAGCTGCCACCCAGGAGCTCTTTGAAGTCCCCTCTCTGTCTCCTGGAAGAGCCTTTCCGTGCAACTCGGAGTTGAGTGATGTTGACGCTTCCTTGGCATTAGTGCTCTTTGCACGTGCTTAAAACACCAGcatgggtgtaactgagagcCCAGCAGTGAGACAGTCGGGCCTGGCCGTGTGGCTGCAGGGTGTTGACTGGGAGGGTGAGATGCTTGTTCactctctgggtgaaatcctggcctcatggAATTCAttggcagaactcccactgacttcacctcTGTCTATCATCCATACACCTACATCGGTGGGTGCAGCGCGACCTGCCCGTCTCTGAGCCGCTCTGGGTTCAGTTCAGACAGTGAGCGTTTTGAGAGGAACGGTCAGAAAGCGTGTTGGGTGGCTGAGTCCGTCGGGAAGCCAGGGCAGCCTGGAGTCTGTCACAGTGAATGTCTGTTGCtctcttttctcaggaagctgggAGATGGGCTCTTCCTCCGGTGCTGTGAAGAGGTGGCAGAATTGTATCCCAAGATCAAATTCGACACCATGATCATTGACAATTGCTGTATGCAGGTAAGAATGGCTGGCGGTCCCATCCCCTGGGGCACCCCTCTGGTGCTGATCTTCTGCTTGAGCAAAGCAGGTAAAGAACCTAGCTTGGTAGCCAGCAAGCTCAGGTGCCACTTGGAATGCTGTCTGTGACCTGCCTTGTGAGGGGCGCAGTGTTCACTGGGCTGTCAGATCACCTTGTATCATGTTCTGTGTCGTGCACATGGACTCGTAGCGCCTTCCTTTCGGGGCTGTGCCAGGAGCTGTaggtgcccagcacctctggTGATCAGCCCCTCGGGAATAATTCCAGATAATCCCATCTTGCAGAATTCTGCTTGCCTGCAGGAGTGATTCTGACAGATGAGTAAATTCTCTGTTTCACCATCGGTCCCCCCAGGAAAGCTTGGAGGTACCCAGGGTTTGCAGGCTGGTCCTTCTCAATGACAGTTTTGCCAGGTTTCTCTGATTTTCTTTCTGAGAGCGCGTAGGATCTCAGCCCTGGCGGTGGGATGTGTGGGTGGGTGGCTTTATTTCAGTAATATTCCCAGTGCCTGTTGGTCCTCGGCTGCTCGGGCTCTGGGAGCAGCCACTCATCTTGCTTCTGTACCCTGGGGACTCTTGAGGCAAATACACTGTCATCTCAGTTCTCCTCTCAGCCCCGTGCGGCTGCCGAACCTGGGTGCGTCCCAAGAAGATTGTTTGCCTATTAATGCCCAGGCACTAATCTGTGAAGGTCATTGCTTAGGCCCCTTGTTGGCCagcctggggcatggggagaTCTGCCCCTTTGGGTGACCCCATCAGCACTGGTGTGCCCCGAAGTGCTGCAGAGTAAGCTAGCCCACGCTGATCTGTAGCAGGGGAGGGAATGGTCTCATGCACGTCTACTTCTGTTCCCCTCGGCGTAGCTGGTGCAGAACCCCCACCAGTTCGATGTCCTGGTCATGCCAAACCTGTATGGAAACATCATTGATAACCTGGCTGCTGGCTTGGTGGGAGGCGCCGGCATGGTTCCCGGGGAGAGTTACAGTGCCGAGTACGCCGTGTTTGAGATGGTAAGGgacctagctctgccacagcttCTGTGTCCCACTCGGGTGACTTCCCTTGCTCATCCCCTCTCCCAGTTGCTTTGTTCCCTGGCTTCTGTCGTCTTCCCTGTCTCCTACCACTGGGCCAGGAGATCCAGAGAGCCCCTCCCAGGATGGGGCTGGacggcacccccccacacactccccccaccccttcccccacacactccccccaccccttcccccacacacacaccacggcAGCAGTGTAGAACATGGTCTGATTGTGGTTCTCTTCACACAGGGTGCTCGCCATCCCTTTGCTCAGGCCGTGGGCAGGAACATTGCCAATCCCACTGCCATGCTGCTCTC contains these protein-coding regions:
- the IDH3B gene encoding isocitrate dehydrogenase [NAD] subunit beta, mitochondrial isoform X1; the protein is MATISGVRAVAGALLRTQGRGAWRTLSAASAAPQQTLRSQTEKHEGMFKVTMLPGDGVGPELMHSVKEVFKAAGVPVEFDEHHLSEVQNMASEEKLDEVVDSMKQSKVAIIGKIHTPMEYKGELASYDMRLRRKLDLFANVVHVNSLPGFKTRHNNLDLVIIREQTEGEYSSLEHESVKGVIECLKIITRDKSQRIAKFAFDYATKKGRSKVTAVHKANIMKLGDGLFLRCCEEVAELYPKIKFDTMIIDNCCMQLVQNPHQFDVLVMPNLYGNIIDNLAAGLVGGAGMVPGESYSAEYAVFEMGARHPFAQAVGRNIANPTAMLLSAANMLRHLNLEYHSNVISDAVKRVIKVGKVRTRDMGGYSTTSDFIKSVIDNLHPHYGV
- the IDH3B gene encoding isocitrate dehydrogenase [NAD] subunit beta, mitochondrial isoform X2 — protein: MATISGVRAVAGALLRTQGRGAWRTLSAASAAPQQTLRSQTEKHEGMFKVTMLPGDGVGPELMHSVKEVFKAAGVPVEFDEHHLSEVQNMASEEKLDEVVDSMKQSKVAIIGKIHTPMEYKGELASYDMRLRRKLDLFANVVHVNSLPGFKTRHNNLDLVIIREQTEGEYSSLEHESVKGVIECLKIITRDKSQRIAKFAFDYATKKGRSKVTAVHKANIMKLGDGLFLRCCEEVAELYPKIKFDTMIIDNCCMQLVQNPHQFDVLVMPNLYGNIIDNLAAGLVGGAGMVPGESYSAEYAVFEMGARHPFAQAVGRNIANPTAMLLSAANMLRHLNLEYHSNVISDAVKRVIKVGKVRTADMGGYATSLDFTQAVIGALAD